A single region of the Thermoplasmata archaeon genome encodes:
- a CDS encoding CARDB domain-containing protein, translating into MTDSAMVGGDDLRAVRSARPALNREAAGVSEIVGDILLVSIAVVMISALALQMGTVEQPPEKTMASLEATYDGAEILVKHLGGDPLDNSSTRFNIFLNDTLSSSLSVSDGHPSDGRLETGESWSHPFTADPDDTLRLQIVDIKAPAIIFDRILQGGAISALLPDVGLGPGDIEILRHGAPVDENLNTPLTNETLVINATIHNYGGSGVPGVRVRMSDYSSLDRLSIDFANITIPWLGAGNSTRVSASYRIQNGSWGMHSLTVKIIPFHNESRFSNNNAVVQYRVGYPVIATSPTRPYLVVKSIEFSDEHPVHGSTVIISSKIVNQGGVPAYATVRFYDGSYSRLIGELTGVGIPVGGETISTAFWKTGSGGLHTIIVNATEPNGTGGEASRELEVMPTILLVDDDRAAEGSVRDVVTPMSAALESVGATYTTHVVAGGDGPRYDSGEHPMRDFDLVIWMTGFEDTTTLTPNDQMELIKYLINGHGKLWLIGQGILSDLGLSNAFLVSILNVDPIATLPSYLDAGTPDPVVGTGILPGASFNISTPYPPGLLNKGDFVEPRPFAASALVEAVAPNRPVGILFNATTNMTPGVETYTSAFFSFELTRMKRPSERSILTYTMLEWFNCSARWGRDLSISEQEFNITTPTFMDQVNITVLVRNNGLSDEPPSFLNPILQLGFYIDGKAFDPARVTVENSTQLWEFDLATSELWIPQNTPHPSLVVPGRGGYLKVSMVWVADQVGLHTVTVKVDPYDYIEEINELNNKVASAVANEVIFVRYGTLLVDDDGSANNGGTLYNATQNVSRAVNALGYDFDVCVVPTGADGPDLNKMSQYNAIIWCAGESPDALTANDRSNLQDFLKKGDGRGLWLIGQKAVLPGDYSSGSDPFCRDFLRVALVSDPASHTPSTIEGVYMDPVTHGISYPAQPTFTDKGGLLVPYIDGHGILFQSPLASASSERNLCDAEDGSTARWFARVVPPGTTASIYNVQDTSRGSRVILLNRTGASVQSTVFIIGDFSATNNQNPNDLFWDERSRLTARWSFSFQVEASFGWHVTDTTNAHRTLFYSTSDANIPGPNPVFGLGSWTMDGSWHSVTRDLTEDLRHGTGNMGLGIKSVDGFEVWIGEGEGRVDGISLCRPFNSVRHDNATHNFRSVWTAWDASFISYDGNDNYLSELTYLVMRWFHFYESRTELRVTSMDLYYSGMVPLREMKPMLGESYVLKAMVWNLGGTRGDAVVRFTDGTTVIDSVTVSVEANGRAMAEIVWRPLFAGSRVIGATVDPDNAVSETMKFNNVAGVGLDCYFFYDDLESGTKNWRHEATVLRINGESALEYLDPGVANTNIIQGWQEMDGWYNTTDNASLPNITSVYRSWPRAFYMHESRQDIRRPVDCTIIIDRSGSMGGQKIQDAKNAAMFFITQLESIDRISVWSFSSGVTMDLGFTFNKSACINTIKELSAGGWTAGWTAMSQGTNYTIQNSRPGAMRAVVFLTDGQFNYDNPPYTRDYTLALIATMHGPLFTIGLGGDVNTANLQDAADASEGGSYYYAPTSDQLLQIYSQIAQVIQQLAQTLGRSTPEGGALERGQVTVFYDSFENATPVWTTVNGGAAGSQWVRHSGIKHNGSFAYRSFNTGTGNYDNNDNNSLISPVFDLSGRQNPRLAFWSCPDLGNNGDWCRVYVSNNGGTSWTQVWSTNKDSNNWQYECYIDLTAGGAVTPTSSMVLRFQFTSDGSSVATGWVVDEVLVTSDVPLAGEGIRYWMNGDETPRDRNLTTKTFSLAGVSSAKLTFWHKYDLKAGANGGVLMVGTAASESGPYTYRYITPTQPYTGNLQIAQWGTPHLKDGFGNDIRWCWNGVSGSGRFTWDYVEADLTPFIGNQFVRIRFAYFYCTGGTGMGWAIDDIEVRVERANAVPVSASVPDQWELVRKGDALGGGGDIADAYSGERAWLCHSPSPGIDYLAAGIDNSLTTIPIDLTNALDARLDARLKFNINSLDGRPPDGLRVEVSSDNGITWRALNRGVRSGWKVSGTEAAGPDGTSATGVDLGGNWVASGTMSRLNCDLSGWAGSVILLRFRVVTRTDIADHYHSALAGFGGVYIDDIKVVGNTTTGGRAAGPVERSVTSACHSGAEAEEEVGAGGKVCYGDEGADSRPVESSGPDPASGEEGAGLRGMMLGPLGLVAVPATPALVRPRGGEME; encoded by the coding sequence ATGACTGATAGCGCTATGGTTGGAGGGGATGACTTGCGCGCGGTACGTTCGGCAAGACCGGCGCTCAACCGAGAAGCGGCGGGTGTGTCTGAGATAGTGGGCGATATCCTCCTCGTCAGCATCGCAGTGGTCATGATATCCGCCCTCGCCCTCCAGATGGGCACTGTGGAGCAGCCGCCGGAAAAGACGATGGCCTCGCTCGAGGCAACCTACGACGGCGCTGAGATCCTCGTCAAGCACCTCGGAGGCGACCCTCTCGACAACTCCAGCACCCGGTTCAATATTTTCCTCAATGACACCCTCTCGAGCTCCCTGAGCGTCAGCGACGGCCACCCATCCGACGGCAGATTGGAGACGGGCGAGAGCTGGTCCCACCCATTCACCGCAGATCCTGACGACACCCTCCGGCTCCAGATAGTTGATATAAAAGCCCCGGCCATCATATTCGACAGAATTCTCCAAGGAGGGGCCATATCTGCCCTACTGCCAGACGTAGGACTCGGTCCTGGGGACATAGAGATTTTGAGGCACGGGGCCCCAGTGGACGAGAACCTGAACACCCCCCTGACCAACGAGACGCTCGTCATCAACGCCACAATCCACAACTACGGCGGCTCTGGAGTCCCGGGCGTGCGGGTGAGGATGAGCGACTACTCAAGCCTAGACCGCCTCTCTATCGACTTCGCCAACATCACAATCCCCTGGCTCGGAGCCGGGAACTCAACCCGCGTTTCCGCCAGCTACCGAATTCAGAACGGAAGCTGGGGCATGCACTCCCTCACCGTCAAAATCATCCCGTTCCACAACGAGTCCCGTTTCTCGAACAACAACGCCGTCGTTCAATACCGCGTGGGCTACCCGGTCATCGCCACCAGCCCCACCAGGCCCTATCTCGTGGTCAAGTCGATCGAGTTCTCTGACGAGCACCCCGTCCACGGCTCAACGGTTATTATCAGCTCGAAGATTGTGAACCAGGGCGGCGTGCCCGCCTACGCCACGGTGCGCTTCTACGACGGCAGCTACTCCCGCCTGATAGGTGAGCTCACCGGCGTCGGCATTCCCGTCGGCGGCGAGACGATATCAACTGCGTTCTGGAAGACCGGCTCCGGGGGCCTCCACACGATAATCGTCAACGCCACCGAGCCCAACGGGACGGGCGGGGAGGCGTCTAGGGAGCTGGAGGTAATGCCGACGATTCTACTCGTCGACGACGACCGCGCCGCGGAGGGGAGCGTGAGGGACGTGGTGACGCCCATGAGCGCCGCTCTGGAGAGCGTGGGTGCGACCTACACGACCCACGTCGTAGCCGGTGGCGATGGACCGAGATACGATTCCGGGGAGCACCCGATGCGGGATTTCGACCTAGTGATATGGATGACGGGCTTCGAAGACACCACGACCCTCACGCCCAATGACCAGATGGAGCTGATAAAGTATCTCATCAACGGCCACGGGAAGCTCTGGCTAATCGGTCAGGGAATTCTGAGCGACCTCGGCCTATCCAACGCGTTTTTGGTCAGCATCCTGAACGTAGACCCCATCGCAACCCTCCCATCCTACCTAGACGCCGGCACTCCAGACCCGGTGGTTGGGACCGGAATTCTACCAGGCGCCTCCTTCAACATCTCCACCCCCTACCCGCCGGGCCTCCTGAATAAGGGCGACTTCGTCGAGCCAAGGCCGTTCGCAGCCTCTGCTCTAGTTGAAGCGGTGGCGCCCAACCGCCCCGTCGGAATTCTCTTCAACGCAACCACGAACATGACCCCCGGGGTCGAGACCTACACCTCCGCTTTCTTCTCATTCGAGCTGACTCGTATGAAGCGCCCCAGCGAGCGCTCCATCCTGACCTACACGATGCTCGAGTGGTTCAACTGCTCCGCGCGCTGGGGCCGTGACCTCTCGATATCAGAGCAGGAGTTCAACATCACCACGCCCACATTCATGGACCAGGTCAACATCACGGTCCTCGTCCGCAACAACGGCCTGAGCGACGAGCCGCCCTCATTCCTCAACCCCATTCTCCAACTCGGATTCTATATCGACGGAAAGGCCTTCGACCCCGCGCGCGTCACGGTTGAAAATAGCACCCAGCTCTGGGAGTTCGACCTCGCAACTTCGGAGCTCTGGATTCCTCAGAACACACCCCACCCCTCGCTCGTGGTCCCGGGCAGGGGCGGCTACCTGAAGGTGTCGATGGTCTGGGTGGCCGACCAGGTGGGGCTCCACACGGTTACGGTCAAGGTCGACCCCTACGACTATATCGAAGAGATAAACGAGCTCAATAATAAGGTCGCTAGCGCCGTTGCAAATGAGGTGATTTTCGTCAGGTACGGAACGCTCCTAGTGGACGACGATGGTAGCGCCAACAACGGTGGAACGCTATACAACGCCACACAAAATGTCAGCCGTGCGGTCAATGCGCTGGGCTACGATTTCGATGTTTGCGTCGTCCCAACTGGCGCGGACGGCCCAGACCTGAACAAGATGAGCCAGTACAATGCGATTATCTGGTGCGCCGGTGAGAGCCCGGACGCCCTGACGGCGAATGACCGGAGCAATTTGCAGGATTTCCTGAAGAAGGGGGACGGCCGGGGCCTTTGGCTCATCGGCCAGAAGGCGGTTCTGCCCGGGGACTACAGTAGCGGCTCCGACCCGTTCTGTAGGGACTTCTTGAGGGTGGCGTTGGTCTCCGACCCGGCCAGCCACACGCCCTCCACGATTGAGGGGGTCTATATGGACCCAGTGACCCATGGAATCTCCTACCCCGCCCAGCCCACATTCACGGACAAGGGCGGGCTCCTGGTGCCGTACATCGACGGCCACGGAATTCTCTTCCAGTCACCCCTCGCATCGGCATCGAGCGAGAGAAACCTCTGCGACGCGGAGGACGGGTCCACGGCGCGCTGGTTCGCTAGGGTGGTTCCGCCGGGCACGACCGCTAGCATCTATAACGTTCAGGACACCTCGAGGGGCTCTAGGGTCATCCTGCTCAATAGGACCGGTGCGTCTGTCCAAAGCACCGTCTTCATTATCGGCGACTTCAGCGCCACGAACAACCAGAACCCGAACGACCTTTTCTGGGACGAGCGCAGCCGACTAACAGCGCGCTGGAGCTTCTCCTTCCAAGTTGAGGCGAGCTTTGGATGGCACGTGACAGACACCACCAACGCTCATCGGACGCTGTTCTACTCCACCTCGGACGCCAACATCCCCGGCCCCAACCCGGTCTTCGGACTCGGAAGCTGGACGATGGACGGTTCCTGGCACTCCGTCACCAGAGACCTGACGGAGGACCTGAGGCACGGTACCGGCAACATGGGGCTCGGAATCAAGAGCGTGGACGGGTTCGAGGTATGGATTGGCGAGGGCGAGGGGAGGGTGGACGGAATCTCGCTCTGCCGGCCATTCAACTCGGTTAGGCATGACAATGCAACCCACAACTTCAGGAGCGTCTGGACCGCCTGGGACGCCTCATTCATATCGTACGATGGAAACGACAACTATCTCTCAGAGCTGACCTACCTAGTGATGCGCTGGTTCCACTTCTACGAGAGCCGGACGGAGCTCAGGGTCACGTCCATGGACCTCTACTACTCGGGCATGGTCCCGCTGAGGGAGATGAAGCCGATGCTAGGCGAATCCTACGTCCTCAAGGCGATGGTCTGGAACCTAGGGGGAACGAGGGGCGATGCAGTCGTTCGCTTCACCGACGGGACCACAGTCATCGACTCGGTCACGGTGTCGGTCGAGGCCAACGGGAGGGCGATGGCCGAGATCGTCTGGAGGCCTCTCTTCGCAGGCAGCAGGGTCATAGGCGCAACCGTTGACCCAGACAACGCGGTGAGCGAGACGATGAAGTTCAACAATGTGGCGGGAGTCGGCCTCGACTGCTACTTCTTCTACGACGACCTGGAGAGCGGGACGAAGAACTGGAGGCACGAAGCGACGGTTCTGCGGATAAACGGCGAGTCGGCTCTCGAATACCTCGACCCGGGCGTGGCGAACACGAATATAATACAGGGCTGGCAGGAGATGGACGGCTGGTACAATACCACGGACAACGCGAGCCTGCCCAACATAACCTCTGTGTATAGGAGCTGGCCGAGGGCCTTCTACATGCACGAGTCGAGGCAGGACATCAGGAGGCCTGTGGACTGCACCATCATCATCGACCGCTCGGGCTCGATGGGCGGCCAGAAGATTCAGGACGCCAAGAACGCCGCGATGTTCTTCATAACGCAGCTTGAGTCAATAGACAGAATATCGGTATGGTCCTTCTCGAGCGGGGTGACGATGGACCTGGGCTTCACCTTCAACAAGAGCGCCTGCATCAACACCATCAAGGAGCTGTCGGCGGGCGGATGGACCGCGGGCTGGACCGCGATGTCCCAGGGCACCAACTACACCATCCAGAACTCGAGGCCGGGGGCGATGAGGGCCGTGGTATTTCTCACAGACGGGCAGTTCAATTACGACAACCCGCCGTACACTAGGGACTACACCCTTGCGCTCATCGCCACGATGCACGGGCCCCTCTTCACAATCGGCCTTGGCGGGGACGTCAACACCGCCAATCTGCAGGACGCCGCCGATGCGTCAGAGGGCGGGAGCTACTACTACGCCCCAACGAGCGACCAGCTTCTCCAGATATACTCTCAAATAGCACAAGTGATTCAGCAGCTCGCCCAGACCCTCGGCCGCTCCACGCCCGAGGGGGGCGCCTTGGAGAGGGGGCAGGTCACGGTCTTCTACGACAGTTTCGAGAACGCCACTCCGGTATGGACCACGGTCAACGGAGGAGCTGCGGGCTCGCAGTGGGTCCGCCACAGCGGCATCAAGCACAACGGCTCCTTCGCCTACCGCTCATTCAACACCGGCACGGGCAACTACGACAACAACGACAACAACAGCCTCATATCGCCCGTCTTCGACCTCTCGGGCCGCCAGAACCCGCGGCTGGCGTTCTGGTCTTGTCCTGACCTTGGGAACAATGGCGACTGGTGCAGGGTATACGTGAGCAACAACGGAGGGACGAGTTGGACGCAGGTCTGGAGCACGAACAAAGACTCCAACAACTGGCAGTACGAGTGCTACATCGACCTGACCGCGGGCGGCGCGGTGACACCGACGTCGTCGATGGTGCTAAGGTTCCAGTTCACTTCGGACGGCTCCAGCGTGGCCACCGGCTGGGTCGTGGACGAGGTCCTGGTCACCTCCGACGTCCCTCTGGCTGGCGAGGGAATTCGATACTGGATGAACGGGGACGAGACCCCGCGCGACAGGAACCTGACCACCAAGACGTTCAGCCTAGCGGGCGTCTCCTCGGCCAAACTGACCTTCTGGCACAAGTACGATCTGAAAGCTGGGGCGAACGGGGGGGTCCTGATGGTCGGTACCGCTGCCTCGGAGAGCGGCCCATATACCTACCGCTACATCACGCCCACCCAGCCCTACACCGGTAACCTCCAGATTGCGCAGTGGGGCACACCGCACCTAAAAGACGGGTTCGGAAACGACATCCGCTGGTGCTGGAATGGCGTGAGCGGCTCGGGCAGATTCACGTGGGATTACGTCGAGGCTGACCTCACGCCTTTCATAGGAAACCAGTTTGTACGAATTCGCTTCGCTTATTTTTACTGCACTGGAGGGACGGGAATGGGGTGGGCGATAGACGATATCGAGGTCAGGGTGGAGCGCGCCAATGCCGTGCCAGTTTCCGCGTCGGTACCGGACCAGTGGGAGCTGGTGCGCAAGGGCGATGCTCTTGGCGGGGGTGGGGACATCGCCGATGCCTACAGCGGCGAGCGCGCCTGGCTCTGCCACAGCCCTTCACCCGGCATTGACTATCTCGCGGCTGGCATAGACAACAGCCTGACTACAATTCCCATCGACCTGACGAACGCCCTCGACGCCCGGCTAGACGCGAGGCTGAAGTTCAACATCAACTCACTTGACGGCAGGCCACCCGACGGCCTGAGGGTTGAGGTCTCGAGCGACAATGGGATCACCTGGCGCGCCCTGAACCGCGGCGTCCGCTCGGGCTGGAAGGTCTCCGGGACAGAAGCCGCGGGTCCGGACGGGACGAGCGCGACGGGCGTGGACCTCGGCGGTAACTGGGTCGCCAGCGGCACGATGTCGAGGCTGAACTGCGACCTCTCAGGCTGGGCAGGTTCGGTCATACTTCTGCGCTTCAGGGTGGTCACAAGGACCGACATCGCCGACCATTACCATAGCGCGCTCGCGGGCTTCGGAGGAGTCTATATTGACGATATCAAGGTTGTTGGCAACACGACCACGGGCGGGAGGGCCGCCGGACCCGTGGAGAGGTCAGTCACGAGCGCTTGCCATTCCGGCGCGGAGGCTGAGGAGGAGGTTGGGGCGGGGGGGAAGGTCTGTTATGGAGACGAGGGGGCCGATAGCCGCCCGGTCGAGAGCTCCGGCCCTGACCCGGCATCGGGAGAGGAGGGCGCGGGCCTGCGGGGCATGATGCTCGGGCCCTTGGGGCTGGTCGCTGTGCCCGCGACCCCGGCTCTGGTCCGCCCTAGGGGAGGTGAGATGGAATGA